The genomic stretch TCGACTCTGACATCGATAGCGGAAAGAAGTGTTCCGGATTGGTCCGTAGCGTGGGAGGCGTACCTCAGCCGAAGGAGAAACCCCATGGACATCCAGCCGTACCGCATCGCCGTCCCCCAGGCCGACGTCGATGACCTGGCCGACCGGCTGGCCAGGACCCGCTGGCCGGACGAGCTGCCCGGCGTCGGGTGGAGCCGCGGCGTGCCGCTGGAGTTCCTGAAGGAGCTGGCGGCCTACTGGGCCGACGGCTACGACTGGCGGGCCACCGAGGCTCGGCTCAACGAGTATCCGCAGTACGTCACCGAAATCGACGGGCAGCCGATCCACTTCCTGCACCTTCGCTGCGACGACCCCGGCGCACTCCCGCTGGTGCTCACCCACGGCTACCCGAGCTTGTTCGCCGAGTTCACCGCCCTGATCGAGCACCTGAGGCAGGACTTCCACCTGGTGGTGCCGTCGCTGCCCGGCTTCGGCTTCTCGACCCCCGTCCGCGAGGCGGGCTGGGCGCTCGGCCGCACCGCGCGGGCCTGGGCCGAGCTGATGCGCCGCCTCGGATACGGCCGCTACGGCGTCCACGGCGGCGACATCGGCGCCGGCGTCTCCGGCGCGGTGGCCGGGCTCGACGGTGAGCACGTCGCCGGGGTGCACGTGGTGACCGACGCCCGCACCGCCGCCAGCACCGCCACCTTCCTGCCCGGCATGGCGGACGGGCTGGACCCGCAGGACGAGGTGGACCGGCTGATCCTGGACCGGATGGCGGCATTCCGCAGCGAGGGCAGCGGATACCTGGCGATCCAGAACAGCCGACCTCAGACCATCGGGTACCTGCTCAACGACTCGCCGGCCGGACAGCTCGGCTGGATCGCGGAGAAGTTCGAGGAGTGGACTGACCTGCCGTACGACCGGGACCAGTTGCTCACGATCGTGAGCCTGTACTGGTTCACCGGCTCCGGCATCTCGGCGGCCCGCCACTTGTACGAGCAGGCCCACTCCACCGACTGGGGGGCGCCGGCGGCGGTGCCGCAGGGACTCTCGGTGTTCGGCGCCGACGCCACGGTCCGCAGGCTGCTCAACCCGTCCGCCGACACCTTCTGGACGGAGCACGAGCGGGGCGGCCACTTCCCGGCCATGGAGGCGCCGCAGGCGCTGGCCGCGGACCTGCGGGCCTTCTTCGGCCAGCTGAAATAGCGTCAGCCGGCGTCGCGGGAGAACGTCCAGCGGGGCAGGACGGCGTGGGAGGCCGGATCATCGGGCTCGCTGAGCCGCAGGTGGTTGCCGAACGGGTCGGCGAGGATCAGCACCCGGGCGTCCCATTCCACCTTCATGATGTCCGGCACCCAGATCCCCGGCCCCCAGATGCGGAGGTTCCTCTCCTGGACGTAGGCCGACAGCTCCTCCCACAGGCCGTCGAGCCCGGCCAGCCAGATGTCGACCGTCGCGCCCGGCCCGGCCTGGTACGCGTGCTCGCTCAGCTGCAGCGTCGTGCCCGGCCGGGAGACCTGGCCGTAGAACGGGGTGCCGGGCCCGCGGGCCGGCCCGCCGAAGTCCAGGGTGAAACCGAGGAAGTCGACGTAGAAGTCCTTGGCCGCCTCCTCGGAGAAGACCCGCAGGACCGGGATGGTGGTGGTCTCCGAGAACGGAGTGCGCCACACCGAGCCCGCCCGCGGCTGCTCGCCGGGCCCGCTCTCCTCGAGCTTGGCCGCCAGGATGTTGTAGTTGTCCAGGCCGAACTGCCGGGCCACGATCTCCAGGCAGGCGCTGTGGGAGAGCTCGACCTGGCAGCGGTCGAGGAGCTCGGCGCGCAGGGTCTTGGCCATCGCCTTGGCGTCGCGGAAGGTACGCATGAAGGTGATCCTCCAGAGTGCCGATGCGGACGCACATGATCAGCGCTTGCGTTACTGACGGCGTCCGCGGCCGTGTGAAGAGGATCAGGCGCGAGATCGCGGTGCGTTCACCCTCCCCGGAAGGGGTGCAAGCGGCAGGCCGCACCAGCCGAGCCCGAGCGTACGAAGACGAGGCCGAGCGTGTCAACGGCATACGTGGTGCCCAGGTACGCCGTTGGCTCACCCTGCCGCGGAGCGACCCCGGCAGGGTGATGAGCGCGTGGTCAACGACCGCCCGTGAACGGCGCCTCGCCCTCCTTGAGCGGGCGGAAGCGCAGCGCCGACCACACCTCGTCGACGGCGACCTGGCTGTTGGGCCGCAGGCCGTACTCGCCCACGATCGGCCACAGCGTGTCGCGGTTGATGTCGGACTTGTTGCCCTTGGGGTAGGCCACCCACAACACGCCCGGCGCGGTCAGCTGGTCGCGGTGCCGGTCGAGCAGGCCGCGAGCCGCGGCGGCATCGGCGGCGAAGACGACCGCGACGTCCGCTTCCTTCAGGTCCTCGACGTGGTGGGCGCCGTCGGGCAGCGGTTCGAGGAGCGGGCGGTGGGCGGGGTCGGAGACCCACACGGTGGTCTGGGGCTTGACGAGCAGCTTGGCGGCAACGGTCTTGGTGGACATGCCCCAACCCTTCCACCGACAAATCAAGTGGTCAAGGCTGCTGCATTTGTCGGTGGATCGTCAGGACTCCAGGAAGTGCGGCTCGGCCGGCACCCGCCGGCTGTACCCACTGGTATGCGACAACACCGGCACCTCGACCGCGGGCTCGGCCAGGATCACCCGCACGGCAGCACCGCCGTGATCGTCGTCGGCCCGCCCGCCGGGCTGTCGACCTCGAAGACGCCGTCCAGCGCGGCCACCCGCCGGGCCAGCCCGGACAGCCCGCCGCCCGCGCGGCTCGCGCCGCCCACCCCGTCGTCGCGCACCCGTACGACCACCGCCGCATCCTCCTCGCGCACCTCGACCGTGATGAGCTCCGCGCCGGCGTGCTTGGCGGCGTTCGTCACGGCTTCGCACACCACGAAGTACGCCGCCGTCTCCACCACCATCGGCGGCCGCCGGCGCAGGTCGCACGCTACCCTCACCGGCACGCTGGAGCGTTCGGCCACGCCCGCGAGCGCTTCGCCCAGCCCGAGCGAGTCCAGGCCGCTCGGATAGACCCGCCAGGCCACCTCGCGCAGCTCGGCCAGCGCCTGCTGCGCCTCCTGGTGCGCCTGCTCCAGCAGCTCCGGCCGCCCCCGCCGGGCGCGCCCGACGAGCATCGACAGCGCCACCAGGCGCTGCTGCAGCCCGTCGTGCAGGTCCCGCTCGATGCGGCGCCGCTCGGAGTCCACCGCCGCCACGATGCCCGCCCGGCTCTCGGCCAGCTCGGCGATCCTGCGCTCCAGCGCCTCGGTACGGTCCGGGCCGAGCATCCGCATCGCCAGCCGCCGCTCCAGAACGTGCACCCCCGCCACGCCCGACAGGGCCACGAACAGCAGCACGCTCCCGAAGGTGCCGGTGTACAGGGCGAGGGGCAGCGAGCGCGCCATCCCGTCGAACGGCTCACCCCACAGCCACGCCCAGGCCAGCTGCCCCCCTTGCCATGCCCCGAAGGCGAGCATAAGGATCACCATCCCGCCCAGCAGGCCCACGGGCGCCCGCGCGGCCAGATAGCGCAGCGGCCGCCCGTCGTTCGCGGTGAGCGCGTCGAGGGCGGCGATGTCCACGCGCAGGCGGCGCGCCTCCAGCCGGGCCAGCCGCCGCGCCGCCGCGCCGACGTTCGGACGGCCCGCGAACGGCAGCGCCGGGAGCACGAACGCCAGGCCGCCCAGCGCGGTGACGGCGCCCAGCGTCACCGCGCCCAGCTGCCGCAGCCCCTCAACGACGAGCCGCATGCTTGCCCTTACGGCGCTCGGCCAGCCGCACGCCGACGAACACCAGCACCGCCGCCACCACCATGCCGATCACGATGTTGGTGCCGACCCCGACGTAGGCCTCGACCAGCGACCAGTTCTCACCCAGGAAATAGCCGGCCAGCACGAAGATGGTGTTCCAGATCAGGCTCCCGGCCGTCGTCAGCAGCATGAACGCGGGCAGCGGCATGCGCTCCACCCCCGCCGGGACCGAGATGAGGCTGCGGAAGATGGGGATCATCCTGCCGAAGAACACCGTCTTGCGGCCGTGCCGGGCGAACCACGCCTCCGTCTTCTCGATGTCGGAGACCTTCACCAGCGGCAGCCGGGCGGCGATGGCGTGCACGCGCTCGCGCCCCAGCAGCGCCCCCACCCAGTACAGCGCCAGCGCGCCGACCACCGAGCCCAGTGTCGTCCACACCAGCACCGCCACCAGGTCCATCTCGCCCCTGCTGGCGGTGAAGCCGGACAGCGGCAGGATCACCTCGCTGGGCAGGGGCGGGAACAGGTTCTCTAACGCGATCGCGAGGCCCGCCCCCGGGGCCCCGAGAGTCTCCATCAGTGCAACGAGCCAATCAGTCATGGGCTCAAGGCTATGGAAGATCAGATATGCCCGGAATGAGGCGAGTGCCCGACCGTGACTGTGGTAAACCACACCCCTCCCGTACCGTACACTGTACGGTCGTGAATGTCATGACGGATCTAGTGAGGCACGCAGCAGTCTTCGAACCCGGCGACCCGCCCAGGTCCGGGCATGTGACGTTTCTGGACCCGGGCGGGGACGACGCCGTGACCGTGGCCGAGCAGCACGCCGGCGCGGTGCGCCCCCGCCGGGTCGCCGCCACGCGGGTGCCTGTGGCGACGGCGGTGGCGGCCCTGGCAAGGGCA from Nonomuraea polychroma encodes the following:
- a CDS encoding epoxide hydrolase family protein encodes the protein MDIQPYRIAVPQADVDDLADRLARTRWPDELPGVGWSRGVPLEFLKELAAYWADGYDWRATEARLNEYPQYVTEIDGQPIHFLHLRCDDPGALPLVLTHGYPSLFAEFTALIEHLRQDFHLVVPSLPGFGFSTPVREAGWALGRTARAWAELMRRLGYGRYGVHGGDIGAGVSGAVAGLDGEHVAGVHVVTDARTAASTATFLPGMADGLDPQDEVDRLILDRMAAFRSEGSGYLAIQNSRPQTIGYLLNDSPAGQLGWIAEKFEEWTDLPYDRDQLLTIVSLYWFTGSGISAARHLYEQAHSTDWGAPAAVPQGLSVFGADATVRRLLNPSADTFWTEHERGGHFPAMEAPQALAADLRAFFGQLK
- a CDS encoding glyoxalase superfamily protein — encoded protein: MRTFRDAKAMAKTLRAELLDRCQVELSHSACLEIVARQFGLDNYNILAAKLEESGPGEQPRAGSVWRTPFSETTTIPVLRVFSEEAAKDFYVDFLGFTLDFGGPARGPGTPFYGQVSRPGTTLQLSEHAYQAGPGATVDIWLAGLDGLWEELSAYVQERNLRIWGPGIWVPDIMKVEWDARVLILADPFGNHLRLSEPDDPASHAVLPRWTFSRDAG
- a CDS encoding sensor histidine kinase produces the protein MRLVVEGLRQLGAVTLGAVTALGGLAFVLPALPFAGRPNVGAAARRLARLEARRLRVDIAALDALTANDGRPLRYLAARAPVGLLGGMVILMLAFGAWQGGQLAWAWLWGEPFDGMARSLPLALYTGTFGSVLLFVALSGVAGVHVLERRLAMRMLGPDRTEALERRIAELAESRAGIVAAVDSERRRIERDLHDGLQQRLVALSMLVGRARRGRPELLEQAHQEAQQALAELREVAWRVYPSGLDSLGLGEALAGVAERSSVPVRVACDLRRRPPMVVETAAYFVVCEAVTNAAKHAGAELITVEVREEDAAVVVRVRDDGVGGASRAGGGLSGLARRVAALDGVFEVDSPAGGPTTITAVLPCG
- a CDS encoding DedA family protein, whose protein sequence is MTDWLVALMETLGAPGAGLAIALENLFPPLPSEVILPLSGFTASRGEMDLVAVLVWTTLGSVVGALALYWVGALLGRERVHAIAARLPLVKVSDIEKTEAWFARHGRKTVFFGRMIPIFRSLISVPAGVERMPLPAFMLLTTAGSLIWNTIFVLAGYFLGENWSLVEAYVGVGTNIVIGMVVAAVLVFVGVRLAERRKGKHAARR